The genomic DNA GCAACAGCCCCAGCCCGTACAGGACAAGCGCCAACCCGACCCCGTTGCCGTAGGGCCAGGGGAAGGCCGCGGCGATATTGCCCAGCCACGCCGGCACCAGGGCGTAACCCACCGCCTGCAACGCCCGGTCAAAATCGCTCCGACCCTGGAACAGCTCCGCCAGCCAGTGGGCTGCTGCGGCCAGTGCCAGCGAGCCGATCGTCAGGGCGATGAAACTGTAGACGCCGAACCCGACCGGGTGCGGGACACCCTCGGGGGGCAAGCCGGTGGGGATGATCTGGTAGAGCGTCTGGCTGGTGAATACGCTGAAGCCGATCCAGGGCAGGATCAGCAGCCCCAGGGTGTGCCGCCAGCCGGGCGGCGGGGCCTCGGCGCCCCGGCGTAGCGTGCGCAGCGGGTTCAATAGCATGCCGTAGAGCAGGGTGGAAAAGGGTTTCATCAAGACTCCGCCGGGTAACTGGGCCGGCCCGGGAGCGGGCCGGCAACCCGGCGGATGGTAAGACAGAAAGGTTACAGTTCGGTTACCGGTCGCACAGGCGCGGCGTTAGTAACCGCCTTGGCCCTGACCTCCGCGACGTTCGCCATCCTGGCGCTGGCCGTTTCCGCGGCGGTCTTCCCGGTACTCGCGCATGTGTTCACGCATCTGACGCGGGGCCTCATCCAGCTTCTGCCGCTGCTCCTCGTCCAGTGCCTCGTAAAGGCGCTCGCCGGCCTCGCGGGCCTTGCCCATACGCTCGGCATGCTCGGCGGACCAGCGCTCCATGCGCTCCAGACGGTCGGTAAAGCCCTGATCCATCATCTCCTGCATCGCGTCACGCCGCTGCTCCCGATCGTGGTGCGGGCCCATGTGCTCGTGGAACTCATCCCACAGGGCGCGCTGCTCCTCGTCCAGGTCCAGGCGCTCTGCCATGCGTTCGCGGTGTTCGGCCATGCGCTCACCGCCGTGCATGTAGCCATGCCTCATGTGGCCATGTTCGCCTTTCTGGCCCCGCTCCATCATCATGCCGCCACGTTCACCCTGCTTGCCCTCGCCCCGCTGATGCTCCTGGGCGATGCTGAACCCGGCCACGGTGGAGCCGGCGAGCAATGCTGCGAGGGTGATACCGGTTAGAATCCGGGTCATCGGTCGGGTCTGTTTCTTGGTCATGGTCGTACTCCTCGATCTTAGGTTCGGCTGGTTCGGCAGGCGATGTCCCTGCCACGCCTTCATCAGACCATCTTCAGGTAAGCCCCTTGTTTCCCGGGGGCCGCGGTTTGTAACAGTACGTAAGCCGGACCCCGGCCGGGGTAACAAGCGCTTACACGCCGCCCGGGCAGGGAGTGGTATACAGGTGGGACACCGACCCCGGGCACGGCGTTCGGCCCGGGTGGGGCAGGTTTGCAGGGAGTGGTAACGGATGCAGGCGCACATACTCATCGTCGATGACGACCCCGGACTGCGGGAGCTGCTGGTGGACTACCTCGGCCAGAACGGGTTCGAGGCCCGGGCGGTGCCGGACGGTGCCGCACTCTGGTCCAGTCTGGCGGCCGGCCCGGCGGATCTGCTCATCCTCGACCTGATGCTGCCCGGGGACGACGGGCTGGAGCTGTGTCGCCAGCTGCGCGCCGGCGATGAGCGTTGGCGGACCCTGCCGGTGATCATGCTCACCGCGCGCGGCGAGGAGACCGACCGTATTGTCGGCCTGGAGATCGGTGCCGACGACTACCTGCCCAAGCCCTTCAACCCCCGGGAACTGCTGGCCCGCATCCGGGGGCTGCTGCGGCGCAGTCGCATGGTCCGCGAGCAGCAGGGTCAGCAAGGTGAGGAGGCTGGGCAGGGTCTCTGTTTCCGGTTCGCCGGCTGGCTGCTGGACCCCGACGCTCACACCCTCACCGCACCCGATGGCGAAGTGCACACCCTTGGCGGCGCCGACACGCGCCTGCTGCAAGCCCTTGCCGCGCAGCCGGGCCGGGCGCTCAGCCGCGACCGGATCATGGACATCACCCGCGGCCGCGATGCCAGCCCCTACGACCGCAGTATCGACGTGCAGGTCAGTCGTCTGCGCCGGCTGCTGGGCGACGACGCCCGCGAGCAGCGCATCATCCGCACCCTGCGCAATGAGGGGTACCTGATGGCCTGTGACGTGGAGCGGGTGAACTGATGCGGCTCTGGCCACAGACTCTCTTGGGGCGCCTGTTGATCCTGCTGCTGGGCGGGCTGCTGGCCGCGCAACTGGCGGCCGGATGGATCCTCTGGCAGGACCGCAGCCGCATGACCCTGGGTGTGGTGGTCTCCGGCCTGGCCGAGCGGCTGGCCAGCAGTCTGGAGGAGCTGGAGACCCTGACCACCGACGAACGGCGCGAGCGGCTGCGCGGTCGCGGCATGTTGCGCCCCACGCTGGACCAGCCCTGGCGCGACGACCCGCCGGAAAGCTACCCGGCCGGCCGGCTCCAGCAGGTGCTGCAGGAGCGAATGGCCGGCGATCGTGACTTGCAGGTGTGGGTGGAGGAGCCGGCAGGGGAGGGCGGTCGGCTCGCCGAGATGCACGAGCGCCATCACCAGCACCACGGGGGCGCCATGCGCCTGATCCTGGTCCAGGCGCGTCTCGATGACGACACCGTGCTCACCCTTCGCCAGCCCGTTCCGTCCGAGGCATTGAGCTGGCCGCAGCGGCTGCTGGCGGCGCTGGCCGTATTCACCCTGTCGGTGCTGCTCATCGCGGGGCTGGCGGTGCGGGGTCTCACCCGTCCGCTGCGCACCCTGGCCCGGGCCGCGGAGAACCTGGGGCGCGACCTGAACCACCCACCCCTGCCGGAGCAGGGTAGCCGGGAGGTCCGCCAGGCCACCCGCGCGTTCAATGCCATGCAGCAGCGTCTGCGTGAGAACCTGCAGCAGCGCGGGCAGATGCTGGCCGCGGTGTCGCATGATCTGAAGACCCCCATTACCCGACTGCGCCTGCGGGCGGAGATGCTGCCCGACGACACCCTGCGCCAGCGCTTCCAGGCCGACCTGGCGGAGATGGAAAAGCTGGTCCAGTCCACCCTCGACTTCATGCGCGGGGATCACCTGGCCCACGACCCTGAGCCGGTAGAGCTGATGGGCCTGCTGCGGGATGTGGCGGAAGAAGCCGGGGAGACCGGTGGCAAGGTGCAGGTCAGCGGTTCGGGGCCGGTTTATGCCCGGGGTGAGCCGCTGGCCCTGAAACGTTGCCTCGGCAACCTCATCGACAATGCCGTACGGTACGGGGGCGGCGCCACGGTGTGGGTCAGCCCTTCGGGCGACACGCTGTGTGTACACATCCGCGATCAGGGGCCGGGCATCCCCGAGGCCGACCTGGAGCGGGTCTTCGACCCCTACTACCGGCTGGACGCCTCTCGCAGCGCGGCCACCGGAGGCACCGGACTGGGACTGGGCATTGCCCGCAACATTGCCCGCGCCCACGGTGGTGAACTGAGCCTGCACAACACCGACACCGGACTGGAGGCTCGGCTGGTGCTGCCCGCCCACGGCGAGGGCAACGACTGACCCGGCGCGCATCTGAGATACTGTCCCCATATGGACAGCTTCGAGGTGACAATGGCCTTTTCCAATGCACCGGTGGACCCGGAGGCGCTGCCCCGGCTGGAGGCGCAATCGCTGCAGCCGGTCTCGCGGCGCTTCGCCCCCTACCAGCTCATCAGCCGCTTTCTGGGGCTGTTGCCCCTGGGCTTCATCGCCTGGCTGCTGCCGGTCATGACCGGCGTGCCCATGGCCCTGCGGCCGGTGCTGCTCGGCGGGGTGGGGGTGTTGCTGGTGGTCTCGCCCGCGCTCTCCTGGCTGGAGGCGAGGCGGCGCGCCTGGGCAGTGCGGGAACAGGATGTCACGTACCACAGCGGGCTGCTGGTGCAGCGGACCACCGTGCTCCCCTTTGTCCGCATCCAGCACGTGGAGACAGCCAGCAACCCCGTAGAGCGCGCCTTCAACCTGGTCCGCCTGACCTGCTTTACCGCCGGCGGGGCCGGGGGCGACCTGGTGATCCAGGGGCTGGAGCGGGAGCAGGCCGAACGCCTGCGCCAGTACCTGCTGGACCGGATCCAGGGGCGCGCCGACGCGTCCGACGAGCCGCCACCGGAGGCCTCCGACGGTGTCTGAACGTATCCCGGGTGACTCGGAGCAGTGGCAGCGGCTGTCGCCCTGGGCGCTGCTGATCCTGTTTCTCGGCGGGCTGCTGCGCTTTGTTCGCGAGAACCTGCCGCTGGTGGCCGGTGCAGGCGCCGGTGCGGCCCTGCTGGAGCAGATCGGCCTGCGCGAGCTGGGGCTGGCGCTGACCCTGATCCTGCTGATCGCCGGGCTGATCAGCCTGCTCTACTACCGCCGCTTCCGGTTCCGGCTGGACGGGGATGTGCTGGTGGTCCAGCGCGGCGTGCTGGAGCGCCGCGAGGTGAAGGTGAGCGCCGAGCGGGTGCAGCACATGGCCCTGGAGCAGCCGGTCTACATGCGCCCCTTCGACGTGGTCCGGTTCAGCCTGGATACGCCGGGTGGTGCCACCGCGGACGTGGAGCTGCCCGGTATCCGCCGGGAACTGGCCGAGAGGCTTCAGCAGCGCCTGGAGCGAGCCCGCGGCGAGGCCGTCGGAGACGACGACCCGGCGGGTGCGGCCGAGTCCGCGCGGACGCCGTCGCCACCGCTGTTCCGCATCGGGCCGCTGGGGCTCACCCGGCACGGGCTGGCCAGTAACCACGCCTACGTGATCGCCGCGCTGCTTGCGCCGGTGCTGCAGCCGCTGGAGCGGATGGCCATGCGGAACCCGGAGTTATTGGCGGAGCTGCCCTGGCTGGAGCGGGCGGCGGAATCGCCCTGGCTGGCCTTGTCGGTCACGGTGGTCGCGCTGCTTCTGGTGTTGATGCTGGTCTCGGTGGTGGTGGCCTGGCTGCGCTTTTACGGGTTCACCCTGGTGCGCGAGGGGAGCCGTTACGTGCAGTACAGCGGGCTGTTCACCCGTCAGCAGCAGACCCTTTCGGCGGCAAAACTGCAGTCGCTGGAGTGGGTGCAGACGGCGGTGGGGCGCGGGCTGCGCTGCGGCTATCTGGTCTGCCACCAGTACGGCCTTTCCGCCGGGCCGGATACCGCGGGGCAGCGCTTTCTGGTGCCGGGGTTGCGGCAGTCGGAGGGGCCGACCCTGGGCGCTGTCTTCTGGCCCGGGTCGGGCGACGAGGCGGCGGGTGCGCTGGAGCTGGGCTATCAGCGCGTCCACCGTCTCTACCGGCGCGTGGTGGCTTTGCGGTTGATCGTGATCGCAGCGGTGCTGGCTTTGATTTTTCTGGGCCTGACCGGGTTCCCCGGCTGGCTGGCGCTGATCGGCGTGGGTGCGGTGATCGCCTGGCCGGTGGCCTGGCTGCGCTGGCGCGCGGTGGCGTGGCGCCGTTCGGGCCGTTTTCTCTGTGTACGGCGGGGTC from Alkalispirillum mobile includes the following:
- a CDS encoding PH domain-containing protein; the protein is MSERIPGDSEQWQRLSPWALLILFLGGLLRFVRENLPLVAGAGAGAALLEQIGLRELGLALTLILLIAGLISLLYYRRFRFRLDGDVLVVQRGVLERREVKVSAERVQHMALEQPVYMRPFDVVRFSLDTPGGATADVELPGIRRELAERLQQRLERARGEAVGDDDPAGAAESARTPSPPLFRIGPLGLTRHGLASNHAYVIAALLAPVLQPLERMAMRNPELLAELPWLERAAESPWLALSVTVVALLLVLMLVSVVVAWLRFYGFTLVREGSRYVQYSGLFTRQQQTLSAAKLQSLEWVQTAVGRGLRCGYLVCHQYGLSAGPDTAGQRFLVPGLRQSEGPTLGAVFWPGSGDEAAGALELGYQRVHRLYRRVVALRLIVIAAVLALIFLGLTGFPGWLALIGVGAVIAWPVAWLRWRAVAWRRSGRFLCVRRGLLGRRTTLFPLEKVQAVTVQQSWVQRRRQLATLHLQLASGPVVVPFIPLATARAVANEALYRVACRPSLPLGAEQQPGDQAEQGQEEQDQNP
- a CDS encoding Yip1 family protein produces the protein MKPFSTLLYGMLLNPLRTLRRGAEAPPPGWRHTLGLLILPWIGFSVFTSQTLYQIIPTGLPPEGVPHPVGFGVYSFIALTIGSLALAAAAHWLAELFQGRSDFDRALQAVGYALVPAWLGNIAAAFPWPYGNGVGLALVLYGLGLLLPAFAIVLGMRRGNRLGHYVATLICAALITFILGWLLIDLIPGAKPAVRFGTTWFI
- a CDS encoding PH domain-containing protein encodes the protein MAFSNAPVDPEALPRLEAQSLQPVSRRFAPYQLISRFLGLLPLGFIAWLLPVMTGVPMALRPVLLGGVGVLLVVSPALSWLEARRRAWAVREQDVTYHSGLLVQRTTVLPFVRIQHVETASNPVERAFNLVRLTCFTAGGAGGDLVIQGLEREQAERLRQYLLDRIQGRADASDEPPPEASDGV
- a CDS encoding ATP-binding protein translates to MRLWPQTLLGRLLILLLGGLLAAQLAAGWILWQDRSRMTLGVVVSGLAERLASSLEELETLTTDERRERLRGRGMLRPTLDQPWRDDPPESYPAGRLQQVLQERMAGDRDLQVWVEEPAGEGGRLAEMHERHHQHHGGAMRLILVQARLDDDTVLTLRQPVPSEALSWPQRLLAALAVFTLSVLLIAGLAVRGLTRPLRTLARAAENLGRDLNHPPLPEQGSREVRQATRAFNAMQQRLRENLQQRGQMLAAVSHDLKTPITRLRLRAEMLPDDTLRQRFQADLAEMEKLVQSTLDFMRGDHLAHDPEPVELMGLLRDVAEEAGETGGKVQVSGSGPVYARGEPLALKRCLGNLIDNAVRYGGGATVWVSPSGDTLCVHIRDQGPGIPEADLERVFDPYYRLDASRSAATGGTGLGLGIARNIARAHGGELSLHNTDTGLEARLVLPAHGEGND
- a CDS encoding response regulator, which codes for MQAHILIVDDDPGLRELLVDYLGQNGFEARAVPDGAALWSSLAAGPADLLILDLMLPGDDGLELCRQLRAGDERWRTLPVIMLTARGEETDRIVGLEIGADDYLPKPFNPRELLARIRGLLRRSRMVREQQGQQGEEAGQGLCFRFAGWLLDPDAHTLTAPDGEVHTLGGADTRLLQALAAQPGRALSRDRIMDITRGRDASPYDRSIDVQVSRLRRLLGDDAREQRIIRTLRNEGYLMACDVERVN
- a CDS encoding Spy/CpxP family protein refolding chaperone → MTKKQTRPMTRILTGITLAALLAGSTVAGFSIAQEHQRGEGKQGERGGMMMERGQKGEHGHMRHGYMHGGERMAEHRERMAERLDLDEEQRALWDEFHEHMGPHHDREQRRDAMQEMMDQGFTDRLERMERWSAEHAERMGKAREAGERLYEALDEEQRQKLDEAPRQMREHMREYREDRRGNGQRQDGERRGGQGQGGY